TGGTATTGAGAACGTTTTCCAAGATTTTTGGACTTGCAGGACTCAGAATCGGTTTCGGCATGGCTCAGACATGGTTGATCGAATTGCTCAACCGCATAAGACCGCCGTTCAATGTGAATGCGCTGGCTCAATGGGCTGCACTGGCGGCTCTGGAAGATGATGATCACCTGCAGAGAACTCTTCGGGTGACCGGAGAAGGTCTGCAGTACTTGAATCGTGAGCTACGGGCGCTCGGCTTTGAAGCCGTTCCATCCCATGCCAATTTCATCACCTTTTGCACGGGCGGGAATGCCGCCCCCATATACGAAGGACTGTTGAAGGAAGGTATCATCGTCAGACACCTCAAATCCTTCGGAATGGAGAACTGCATACGAGTAACAGTCGGAAGAGATTGGGAAAACAAGCGCTTTATCAAGGCACTCAAGAAAGTAATGGAATCCCTGTAGTCTCATCTTCACGAGGAAATAAGGTATATATCATAATATCGGAGTCCAAGCCGGTTATGCTTTTATGAGCTGTTCTTCAAAAAACCTGGTGATTGCAATCGACGGACCGGCAGGAGTCGGCAAATCCACCTTGGCCAGGAAGTTGGCGGAGCGTTTGAGTTTCTTTCTTCTGGATACCGGTGCGCTTTACCGAGTAATGGCATTGGATCTCTTGCGCAAAGGGATTTCCCCTGAGATTCCGGAGATTCCGGAGGAGCTCCTGAATGATTGCGATATCAGGATCGAACACGAAAATGCCCAAATGCGGCTTTTCTTGCGAAACGAGGATGTGACTGCCCTCATTCGAGAGGAGCACGTCGGAATCGCTGCGTCAAAGTTTTCTATGAGGCCTGAAGTGCGCAGGGCGTTGCTTTGGCTCCAGCGACGCACCGCGGAAACGGGCAATATCGTGGCGGAAGGCCGTGACATGGGATCCGTGGTGTTCCCGTGGGCTCAGGCAAAATTTTTCTTGACCGCCGACCTGGAGGTACGTGCGTGGCGACGATTTCAGGAACTGACTGATAAAGGAATAAAAATCGAATTCCAGGACGTGCTTGAAGATATGCGCGCACGCGACTTCCGGGATCGGACTCGATCCGAATCTCCACTCGTCCAGGCGGAAGACGCAATTTCGGTGGACACGACCCATATGAGCGCAGATCAAGTCTTGGACCGGATTATATCGATTATTCGAGAGCACACGGGTCTTCTCGGAAAAGCGTGAGAAGGGATTTTTCCGGCTAAAGTGAGAAATAGGTTTCAAAAATGTCGTATTCCCCGGAAGTTTTTCTTGTCATATTGAGTCAAAACTTATATATATTATAGATTATCCTTCGTTGAGCAAGACGCGGGAAAAAGAGTCCGGGGGTGGCTGGATGGAAAACTTGGAAACCCAAACAAACAACTTTATCACTGACGAGGGCGAGCATGAAATGGCTCGCGAAGAAGATTTTGCCGAACTTGTGGAGAGTAGCTTTCACAAAGTCCAGGAAGGGGAAGTCGTAACTGGTATCGTAGTTCAGGTTACTTCGGATTACGTGATGGTCGATGTAGGATCGAAATCCGAAGGCCAAATCCCTTTAGAGCAGTTTTTGGATGAAAAAGGGGAGCTTACGGTCAAGGTTGGCGACGAAGTCCAGGTCTTTTTGGAGGATACCGAAGAATCCTCGGGCCAGGTGAAAATCTCGAAATCGAAAGCGGACAAGATCCGCATCTGGGAAGAAATTGCTGCAGTATGCGAAACAGAAAGGACCATTGTCGGCAGAGTAGTTGCCCGCGTTAAAGGTGGCCTGCAAGTTGATATCGGTGTGCCTGCTTTTCTCCCCGGTTCGCAAGTCGATTTGAGGCCTGTGAGAAATTTCGAGAAATACATTGGTGAGTCATTCGAGTTCAATGTTCTCAAGTACAATAGAAAACGCGGAAACATTGTGCTCTCGAGAAAACCTCTGCTCGAAAAACAAAAGGAGGAACGCAAAAACCTGATACTCGGAACTATGGAGGGTAGCGGGTTATTTGTCGGAACAGTAAAAAATATCACCGATTATGGTGCTTTTATAGATTTGGGTGGTATTGACGGGCTTCTCCATATCACGGATATGTCCTGGGGCAGGATAAATCATCCATCGGATGTGCTGAAAGTGGGCGATCAGATTCAGGTCAAGGTTCTCAAATTCGATCAGGACAAGGAACGCGTTTCCCTTGGCATGAAACAGATACAGCCCGATCCATGGGAGAACGTGGAAGAACGCTATCCGAAAGAATCCGAATGGACAGGCAAAGTCGTTAGTATCACCGATTACGGGGTATTCGTCGAACTCGAAAAAGGCGTCGAGGGCCTGGTACACATTTCTGAGATGACATGGACCAAAAAACCCAGACATCCCTCCAAACTCGTGCAAGTGGGAGACGAGGTGGATGTTATGGTCCTGAACGTCGATAAGGAACAAAAGAGAATCTCCCTCGGTATGAAACAGCTCAAGCCCAATCCTTGGGACGTCATTGCGGAAAGATATCCTGAAGGAACCAAGATCGAGGGCAAGATCCGGAACGTTACGGATTTTGGCGTTTTCGTGGGAATCGACGAAGGTATAGACGGCCTTGTTCACATATCCGACATCTCATGGACCCAGAGAATCAAACATCCCGGAGAGTTGTACAAAAAGGGCCAGACCGTTCAGGCGGTTGTCCTGAATATTGACAAGGAAAACGAGAGATTTTCTCTGGGCATTAAACAGATGCAGGAAGATCCCTGGGAAACCATTCCGGATCGTTATCCTCCTGGAGCAAAGGTTCGTGGAAAGGTTACATCCGTTACGGATTTCGGTGTTTTTCTTGAAATCGAGGAAGGCATTGAAGGCATGATCCACGTTTCCGAGCTTTCCAAAGAGAGGGTGAATTCGCCTTCCGATTTCACCAAGGAAGGTGAAGAATTGACCGCAATGGTCCTGAAAGTGAATAAGAAAGACAAAAAGATTGCACTGTCGATCAAGAGTCTCGAAAAAACAGGAGATTATGAGCAGGTGAAAGGCTATATGCACAGCCAGGAGGTTGTTGCGTCAAACCTGGGAGATTTGCTCAAAGAGAATTTGGGATCGAATTTCGGTAAAGAGTAGGTAGGTTTTCGCCGCATTATAAACGGCGTTTCCGAATTAGGCGCAATATGACACGTATTGCGCCTTTTTTATGTACGAGTTCGCAGTCAAAGCAGTAAAATTCAGGGAAACACTTCTTACAAGAAGGGTTTCCCCGAATTTTACTGCTTTGAATCGCATATGAATTACGATTCCCTTGCCGGAGACTCGGAATTAAGCATTGCTGCGGCTGCTTCGAGTGCTTCTTCTTTCGTGGTCACCTCGCCTGCATCCTGGAGTTCTCCGATATGTTTTAGAATCCGTCCGATATCGGGACCCGGCGTGAGGCCCAGACTATCCATAATATCATGACCGCTCAAAAGCGGTTTTGGCGGGGATTGTTCCGTGTCGAAACAGATTTCCAAAGCGCTGACAACTTGTTCCCGTGCTCTTTCCTCGCTTTCCGGAGTTCGGGCTGGCCCTCGGGTTGCAGCAAGATCCGCCAGAAACAGGAGCAGCAGCCCCGAGGTGTCGTCCCCGAATCTTCTGCACAAGCGCAGGACTGCTCTTTTCGTCACCTGCTCACCGGTGAATATCGTGGGACGCATGTGTCCTTCCACGAGGTTTCCGAGGATTGAGCTTTCTCTGTTGGCGAGCTTCAGCCTCTCGCCATAACGGTCTACAATCTCCTTTGATACCTTCTCGTGACCGAAAAATCTCACACGACCCGTAGGATCGATGAACCTGGATTCAGGTTTGCCGGAATCATGAAATAGAGCGGCCATTTTGAGCAGTGTGCGTCGAGGCCTTCCCTTCACGGGACAGTCATTCAGGTACTCTTTTATCCATGGCCCCAGGCTGCCGAAAAGGGATTCCGGGTCGAGCATGAGCTTTTCAAGTTGGCGAACAGTCTCGAGAGTGTGACCCCAGACGTCCAGATGATGAAATTCATTCTGGGTGCAGCCTCGCATGGCAGTCGTAACTGGGAAT
The sequence above is a segment of the Desulfomonile tiedjei DSM 6799 genome. Coding sequences within it:
- a CDS encoding CCA tRNA nucleotidyltransferase; translation: MKTFLDPRLKSLLRDIADEEPESYVVGGALRDYLMGEVHWTDLDIAVAGNGFLLSKHWADRHRASFVPLDDFFGTGRIVLVSEEPVTIDVSSFKGSDIRKDLRMRDFTVNALAVRVQDFLTHSMDRIVDVVDGRRDILSKTIRACSERSFHDDPLRILRAFRFAANLQFALDPATLIDMQQEVTRLAEISPERIRDELFALLAADSSIEALEIMDKAGVIEILFPVTTAMRGCTQNEFHHLDVWGHTLETVRQLEKLMLDPESLFGSLGPWIKEYLNDCPVKGRPRRTLLKMAALFHDSGKPESRFIDPTGRVRFFGHEKVSKEIVDRYGERLKLANRESSILGNLVEGHMRPTIFTGEQVTKRAVLRLCRRFGDDTSGLLLLFLADLAATRGPARTPESEERAREQVVSALEICFDTEQSPPKPLLSGHDIMDSLGLTPGPDIGRILKHIGELQDAGEVTTKEEALEAAAAMLNSESPARES
- a CDS encoding 30S ribosomal protein S1, which codes for MENLETQTNNFITDEGEHEMAREEDFAELVESSFHKVQEGEVVTGIVVQVTSDYVMVDVGSKSEGQIPLEQFLDEKGELTVKVGDEVQVFLEDTEESSGQVKISKSKADKIRIWEEIAAVCETERTIVGRVVARVKGGLQVDIGVPAFLPGSQVDLRPVRNFEKYIGESFEFNVLKYNRKRGNIVLSRKPLLEKQKEERKNLILGTMEGSGLFVGTVKNITDYGAFIDLGGIDGLLHITDMSWGRINHPSDVLKVGDQIQVKVLKFDQDKERVSLGMKQIQPDPWENVEERYPKESEWTGKVVSITDYGVFVELEKGVEGLVHISEMTWTKKPRHPSKLVQVGDEVDVMVLNVDKEQKRISLGMKQLKPNPWDVIAERYPEGTKIEGKIRNVTDFGVFVGIDEGIDGLVHISDISWTQRIKHPGELYKKGQTVQAVVLNIDKENERFSLGIKQMQEDPWETIPDRYPPGAKVRGKVTSVTDFGVFLEIEEGIEGMIHVSELSKERVNSPSDFTKEGEELTAMVLKVNKKDKKIALSIKSLEKTGDYEQVKGYMHSQEVVASNLGDLLKENLGSNFGKE
- the cmk gene encoding (d)CMP kinase; translation: MSCSSKNLVIAIDGPAGVGKSTLARKLAERLSFFLLDTGALYRVMALDLLRKGISPEIPEIPEELLNDCDIRIEHENAQMRLFLRNEDVTALIREEHVGIAASKFSMRPEVRRALLWLQRRTAETGNIVAEGRDMGSVVFPWAQAKFFLTADLEVRAWRRFQELTDKGIKIEFQDVLEDMRARDFRDRTRSESPLVQAEDAISVDTTHMSADQVLDRIISIIREHTGLLGKA